The Paracoccus liaowanqingii genome window below encodes:
- the ruvA gene encoding Holliday junction branch migration protein RuvA produces the protein MIGRIAGVILHRARDQVLIDVRGVGYIIHVSERTAAGLPPVGQGAALYTELLVREDLLQLFGFPTMLEKEWHRLLTSVQGVGAKVSLAILSTLGPEGLGRAIALGDWASVRKANGVGPKLAQRIVLELKDKAPSVMALGGALTVDAGALAGQGADEPGTDPGPSAAPVPGAGAAPASAAPHPGQAMADALSALTNLGYGPSEAATAVAEAQAREPAAPMPALIRAALRLLAPKD, from the coding sequence ATGATCGGGCGCATCGCGGGCGTCATCCTGCACCGGGCGCGCGATCAGGTGCTGATCGACGTGCGGGGCGTGGGCTACATCATCCATGTCAGCGAGCGCACGGCGGCGGGCCTGCCTCCGGTGGGGCAGGGGGCGGCGCTCTATACCGAGCTGCTGGTGCGCGAGGACCTGCTGCAGCTGTTCGGCTTTCCGACCATGCTGGAGAAGGAATGGCACCGGCTGCTGACCTCGGTGCAGGGGGTGGGGGCCAAGGTGTCGCTGGCGATCCTCAGCACGCTCGGCCCCGAGGGGCTGGGCCGCGCGATCGCGCTCGGGGACTGGGCCTCGGTCCGCAAGGCCAACGGGGTGGGGCCGAAGCTGGCGCAGCGGATCGTGCTGGAACTCAAGGACAAGGCGCCCTCGGTCATGGCGCTCGGCGGCGCGCTGACCGTGGACGCGGGCGCGCTGGCGGGGCAGGGCGCCGACGAGCCCGGCACCGACCCCGGGCCCTCCGCGGCCCCGGTGCCGGGTGCCGGGGCCGCGCCGGCCTCCGCCGCCCCGCATCCTGGCCAGGCGATGGCAGACGCGCTGTCGGCGCTGACCAATCTGGGCTATGGTCCCTCCGAGGCGGCGACGGCAGTGGCCGAGGCGCAGGCGCGGGA
- the ruvC gene encoding crossover junction endodeoxyribonuclease RuvC translates to MKVLGIDPGLRNMGWGVIEVDGPRIRHVANGTIHSDGAQDLGARLSVLFRGLCAVIATHAPDEAAVEQTFVNKDATGTLKLGQARGVALLAPAEAGISVGEYAPNAVKKTVVGVGHAAKEQVQHMVRIQLPGVIFDSPDAADALAIAICHSRHLQGRTLRVATPKRGAA, encoded by the coding sequence ATGAAGGTCTTGGGCATCGATCCCGGTTTGCGGAACATGGGCTGGGGGGTGATCGAGGTCGATGGTCCCCGCATCCGCCACGTGGCCAACGGTACCATCCATTCGGACGGCGCGCAGGATCTGGGCGCCCGGCTGTCGGTGCTGTTCCGCGGCCTCTGCGCGGTCATCGCCACCCATGCCCCCGACGAGGCGGCGGTCGAGCAGACCTTCGTGAACAAGGACGCCACCGGCACGCTGAAGCTGGGCCAGGCGCGCGGCGTGGCCCTGCTGGCCCCGGCCGAGGCCGGGATCTCGGTCGGCGAATACGCCCCGAACGCGGTCAAGAAGACCGTGGTGGGCGTGGGCCATGCCGCCAAGGAACAGGTGCAGCACATGGTCCGCATCCAGCTGCCGGGCGTGATCTTCGACAGCCCGGACGCCGCGGACGCGCTGGCCATCGCCATCTGCCATTCGCGCCACCTGCAGGGCCGGACGCTGCGCGTCGCCACCCCCAAGCGGGGCGCGGCATGA